The window ATATTTTAAGTTTCTAGAAATCCCGTGTAGACATTAAGCTTTCTGATTACTAGAAGAGTCCAAAAATAACAGAACTATTCTAAGTTAGGTTTGTCAGTCAGTCAGCATCCCTCCTCTGCACAGCAATCAGCCAATCTTTTGTAAGGAAACACCTTGCAGATTTAGGTTGCCCTGAATGTACAGCAAGGACCTGTGTCAGCTCTAAGGTGAAGGGACAGCCCTAGCACAGTCTTCCCCTTTTGCTGCCTTCTCGCTTGCATCCCTACAATTCACACGAACCATGATATCAAAAAACCAGAGGTgacggggaaaaaaaattgaatgagAGGTATTATCTAATAAATATTGGAAAAGAATACATTTACACAGAATGGTGCTGAACCTAGTTTTAAGCCCTTATAGTCacgtttttctttccctgcGCAGCACACAtctgtgctgcaggcaggccTGCCTCTGGCCAGCAGGTGGTGCTGATCTCACAGCGGTAACAGCAACATCCTCCTACGTAGCCTCCTCaggctcttaaaaaaatatatatattttttcatttggaaaaatgtatttgcagcaTCTCCCTAACGTTGTTACCAGCAGAGTAGGAAACCGCTACTTTTATAGGGCTTGGCTGGATTAGACATAAGGTTGCAAATACGGTGTAAACAAATTAGTGGAAGGTCTGTATGTAATGGTAGAAGATTGGATGGCTATTAAGAAGCACTCTCTTTAAACTGGTATTAGAAGAAAACCAGATTCCACTTCAAATAGACATGTCTGTTACTATTAAAATCTAATTCATATACATGCATGTATAAATACATCCACCCATGCATTCAAACCCAAGTATGTAGCACTGCCTTTGGAAGCCTGTAAGACTGCTTAGATTTATACCAACTAAACCAAATTTGTGTTCTCACTTTAGGGCTGGGACATAAACCAGGTTTTACACTCTGGCTTTCTCCTGACAAATTTTGCAGTGCATGACAGTTTTATGTCTAACTCCAGATGCCACGTTTCCTAGAAAGCAACAATTTTCTGCACTTGTGAGGTCTATGAGAATATCAGCTCTCTGTTTTGCGCATAACATGTTGCAAGAGTCAATTGTCTCAATTGGCACTTAAGACTGAAAGGAGAGTTGTGGGAATTGCTACTAAAGTGTAATGACTGTCCCATCCTCCTCGATACCCCCTCTGGGGATAACCAGACTGTGTCGGGGATCAGTTTTTAAAGAACTGAGTAATTTGTGGATGTTGCCGTTGCTTTCTCGGCCAGAGTTGTTGTTGAGCACCAGGTCCCTTTGAAGTCTGTGGCTAAGGCTGCTGCCATTGATTCGAGAGAGGCTACTGGAAGTAAGGCTGTGCAGTTTGGGAATGTGCTGTGGCTCCAGACCACCCTCGATGACAATGTCAGCCTCTTCGTCACTCTCCATTTCATCAGGGTGGAAGTTCTGCAGCACGTGGGATGTGGGCAAGCTGTGGTGGCTAGCAGTGCTGTCTGTAGACTGGCCAGAGCTACCAGACATCCTACTGCTTCGAATAATATTGTTCCTCTGGTTTGCTGGCTTGACCGTGATAATAAGATTATGGCTGTTGGCAATCATCATGTCTGTGACTTGGTCAAGAGTCTTTCCTGCTACTTCAATGCCATTAACTTCCAGGACTTCATCATTTACAGCCAGCAATCCCGTGCTCTCCGCTAAGCCTCCAGGAACCATACGAGAGATGAAGATACCGGGTACTTTTTCTAGTCCATGAGGAGTAACCCTTACGCTGGTGCCATCGCGAATGTAAAATCCTAAGGGTTTCTCACACCCGTGTCGATACAGCCTCACTCTCCTGTGTGTTTCAGGAAGAATGTCCACATCGATTATGGAAGACACTGGTCTAAAATCGTGAGGCATGCTAATGTTAATGTGAGGACGCCGGCGGAGGTTGTCATTGCGTAGTGTCACCAGAGCCTTCTTCTTCCTCGACAGTGTGTTGGTCCCAAAATTACTGTAGTCCActtcatctgaaaaagaaacagtaccAATGTATCAATCAAACAGAGAATAATTCAATCTACAGGGCATTTTCCTCTTAAATCTAGTTCAGTGAAGCCACACTCCTAATAATatggaaaaaatcaaatgaatTCTTccactttgtttcattttatgtcCATCAGCACATCATTCAGAATGAGTTGTTTTCAATGAGTATCCATATTTCTTCCatattttaagggaaaaatacttctgatttTCAACTCCTGTTGTCAGCTGTGCAGAATGCAATTACTTGCAGCTGCAGGCCTGTGAGACCATATTTTCAGAGTTGGATTGTAATTTTACACATACATCTCAAGTGGGCAAGGAGTGCATACACATTCCTAACCTAAAAGTCTGAATTGGGGAGTATTTTAATATCCAATACACAGCCTTAACTGCTAGCAGACCTTAGGTACAAACAAGAAAGCAGGGTGTGAGAGAGCAGTTGGATATGTGTTTTTAGCCTAGCCTTTTCTAGTAAGGGATTTATGTTAATATGCATCTCTCACTACAGCACTTTTCTCTTTGgaatattttacttcatttcagctgaatttGACATCAATAAAAAGTGCCAGAAGTTACAAGTACCAAAAAAGTTCGCTGTAAGCAAGCAAGGTAGAAAGagaaacagggagaaagaaactGCTCTGCTGCCTAGTCCATATGCTAAGGATCACAGAACAGACACGGACTCACAGATGCACTCCTGCCCTTGAGAGGAAGATtcacagaaaagcagttttttttAGGGTCTACTGTTTATGGaattgtttaaatatttcattctctGTAGTGGTATCTCAAGGGCATGCTCAAGGTGATCAACTTTAAATCAGCCAAGTAATATGACAAGTTATTCGATATAAGAAGCTCATGCGCTTTGCATAAAAAATACTTAGTCATGAAGTTGTTACTGCACAAAATGCGTCACTgcatttcacattaaaaatactgtgcatATTTTAAACATGAAGCATGCACTAGCTGGAAAATTATATCACTGGGAGTTTAAGCATGCTAACATTTTTCAGATAAACTAACAGACTTTCAGTTTATTCTACTGTTGAGGATGagcagtaaaataagaaaatacaatttaagaACTGCCACTAAGAAAATTTTCTCTCCAATAAATTAACCTTGCATAGTAATGTTTGAGAAAGTAAGACAATACCTCTACCTGATAAaggttgggaaaaaaaagttagtaaAAACAAGcttataattacatttttctttctttcaaggtCTCATTTTAAAGTCAGCTTTGAAGGCATATCACTGACAGACTTCAATTAAGTGACATTACGTTACACAACCTCAAGGGCACTAAAAAAAGTGCTAAGcagcaacctgatctaactgAGCTTGCTTGGAGCAGGGTGTTGGATTAGCtggcctccagaggtcccttccagcctaaattattctgtgatccTACACAGTCCTACatagctggaaaataaaaatcatttgaAGACTTCAGAAAGACTATTTCTGTGTTCTCCTATAACTTATTTACATTGGCTATACTAACACTGAGGACATCACAAGGCATCTAGAAGGTCATCCTGACAGAAACGCTTCTGTGAAATAAAGATACTCCTCGGACAAGTTTGTCGTGTTTAACTTCACgcttgctgcttctctctcctcccaggcTGTTCAGAGCCATACCAACTGCACAGGCCCTACTGTGTTACTTCGACTGGTGAGGCACAGGACTGGAAGTTCTTATAATCACCCAAACACGAGAAGCTCCCAGCTGGTTCCTGGAAGCATATTCACAGCCACCTTCTCAAGTCCACCTGGTGAGCAGAGTCAGTGCAGTGTCTACACTTCTGAATGCACAAGACACCTGCGGCAGCTAAAGCCAGGgattattccttttctttcatcaatAGGATCACCATCTACATTCACCTAGACTTTAAGTTTTGATGGATGGTTTTGAAGGCTggcaacaaatattttttccttgtaaagcACGGGTCCACAAGAGATGTCTTTCATCACCAGAGTCTCAAACACTGCGCTCTGCTCATCCTCACAATTCAGTGATAAATTTCTGTTGACAGTCCTGTGAAAACAACTTGGAGATTCAGATTTAGAATCAAAATTCTTCCTCACTTGAAACATAGCGCTGTAGAATAGTAGTGCTGTACCTTAAAGCCCGAGACAACCTTTATCCCAAAATTTCAGTTTAAGATGGCAATTAAAATTACATGTGGGTTTATGTGTTTAAGACTGTCTCTTGCAGTACTGGCAAACCAAACTCAAACCAAAAGCTGCATCCCTTAAAGACTCAGAAAGTTAAGTTGTCGAGGGCAGTTTATCGCACTGCAGGTAAAATGAAACACATGCCCTTGTTATCCATCTGTTCCCTGAAAGCACCTTGGTAACTGTTCTCTTCTTCTCCCTGTATGTTAGTACATtaatactgaattattttaaggCAGACTCGCAAAAGCTTTACCAAATAATTCACCTGGGGTGATTTGTTAAcaacactgttttcttctccttaaaTTAACAACAACCCAGACAGTTAATTCTCACAACATGCAACTTTGTGATAATCAAGTAGTAATGTCACAGGAGGAGTACGATGGTTCTCCTGACGTGCATAGGTCATTTCTGAAGCAGCTTGCTTTGGCTGAACAACTACCAGGGCAATGGCACAAAAGTAGTGGTTGTTTTGCGCCTGTGACCTCCTCACCTGCGCTCAGCCCACTGATCTGTCTCCCCAGACAACTGCCAGCATTCCTAACCTCTGAGCAGCTTCAAAACCACCACCTCCTTTAATAACAAAAAGCCCAGCTTACCAcaaaaatgctgtctttttcctccaaacatGAACAGGCAGAAGCAGGGATTACATTACAAGTGATATAGGCTACTTTCAGTGTTGGACCACTGACCATTCTTGGATTTAGTATTTCAGGGCTGGAGCATGTTAAAAAATGAAGTCCATGTCCTGTTGATGACTGTTGATGactggattttttgtttttaaaacagtgcCAGGCATTAGTTTCCAACTCTGACCCTAAACAGGATCACATACAAGGAAGACAGGTTCCAATTTTAACAGGTAGAACTGTTAAAACCTATTACAGGTTTGAGAAATGAGAGCTAATTTGGagagcttttaagaaaaaatactaattaacTGTTTTCTAGAAAAAGTTCAAGTACAGAATACATGTTCCTTGACAATACAGGGATTATTACATTACTTGTATTCAAGATGACCTGCATCAGTAGCAATAATACTTGCTTGGGACAtcaccttaaaataaaaaaaaaattaaaataaatgaaaaaaaaaaaccaacagaacaaaacagctACCCCCTGATGCTATTTAGAGCCACTACTCTTGCCACAGGAATAAAACAAAGTATGTCTGAAGTTTAACATCAGCTGTTGCAGTGGCAGCACAAAGTCATCAATCCTtatcacaatgaaaaaaaatttccttcctcatgagggaactgggagaaGTCAGCCAACATCACTCATTTTTATCACTACAGGTAATACACCACTGTGTGACCACCCTATTGCCAGTAATAAACTGCTCAGGTGGCATATgtcagactgaaataaaaactgtaCCATTGCATAATTTACAATGACAGACTTTTAATGAAGGTCAGCAACTTCTTGTTAAGTTTTGAGTTTCTCACCATATAGGATTTCAAGCAGGAATGCCACTTCAACTAATGAAACGGACTATGCTTGATGCCAGGTCTCAGGGAAGACCAGTACATACCATATGGAAGGAGACAGAGCTCATTTGTCATGTTTCATTTGTTGCAATATCAAATTCTCCTTTTGCAGAGCAAAAAGTCTATAGAAATCTGCATGCATACTGGCAGGAGAAGTGCCATCGAATAGCACATCTGAACAGTGCTTAAAGCCTTGTATTTTACAGGGTGTCAAGTTTTCCTATGTCTTGAATGAGGCTGGAGTGAAATGTTACATGCAGGTGACAGAGGGACAATTAGTCTTTTAGGTGCTGAATATGACCCCCATTTCCTAGAATGGGGCTGATTACATGGAGCGTTTTCATGTATAAGATGTGGTGCTTTCAGACAAAGATGC of the Nyctibius grandis isolate bNycGra1 chromosome 3, bNycGra1.pri, whole genome shotgun sequence genome contains:
- the PARD6G gene encoding partitioning defective 6 homolog gamma encodes the protein MNRSFNKSQSLRYLECSAVEVKSKFGAEFRRFSLDRYKPGKFEDFYKLILHIHHIANLEVMIGYADVHGDLLPINNDDNFFKAVSSAHPLLRVFIQRQDEVDYSNFGTNTLSRKKKALVTLRNDNLRRRPHINISMPHDFRPVSSIIDVDILPETHRRVRLYRHGCEKPLGFYIRDGTSVRVTPHGLEKVPGIFISRMVPGGLAESTGLLAVNDEVLEVNGIEVAGKTLDQVTDMMIANSHNLIITVKPANQRNNIIRSSRMSGSSGQSTDSTASHHSLPTSHVLQNFHPDEMESDEEADIVIEGGLEPQHIPKLHSLTSSSLSRINGSSLSHRLQRDLVLNNNSGRESNGNIHKLLSSLKTDPRHSLVIPRGGIEEDGTVITL